The following are encoded together in the Salvia hispanica cultivar TCC Black 2014 chromosome 6, UniMelb_Shisp_WGS_1.0, whole genome shotgun sequence genome:
- the LOC125193257 gene encoding BTB/POZ domain-containing protein At3g22104-like isoform X1 — MFQFFLEKKTLSLFRFLSVRVCVCVLAMDGNCFIQVDVNGEEVFVVDKRVISAYSERIRKFLCKLRDATGNLKVIFHGFPGGVEGFELIARFCYNKGKTSINASNIFPLASAAEYMEMNKLVDGGENLCEQIEASLEEIKYWRWSEVVMALKQCENQCVGGVSLAVHDKLLSSLVGRIVSCSETSPSPSASSSDSSCDTRSLESSKSSSARAMWWFDELVVLDARVIEMVVKLMVCRNIDSALISRFLFHYQKSRSASASCGERVRLVEAVVEMLGILDVRCVSCKSLFELLRVAVKLRVSRQSRNKVESAIGSLLDQAMLDDLLIPSSPSRCYLYNVNLVLSFLKSFLGKGAGSVESSRVAHVAKLIDSYLAEIAPDPCLKPSKFLAVIRGLPDSARDSFNGVYHAVNLYLEVHPGLSEEERWRLCCSINYEKLSPPVLSHLTENARFPSEHVALALVFQRSKHEEVSNLEGGRVKGCDEVLVCMKMQPQIVKMRKSRISRLVYGRSLPLFCS, encoded by the exons atgtttcaatttttcttagaaaaaaaaaccctttCCCTCTTCCGATTTCTCTCAGTgcgtgtttgtgtgtgtgttctTGCTATGGATGGAAATTGTTTTATTCAAGTGGATGTCAATGGAGAAGAGGTTTTCGTGGTTGATAAG AGAGTTATATCGGCCTATTCAGAGAGGATACGTAAGTTTCTCTGTAAACTAAGAGATGCAACGGGAAATCTGAAGGTTATATTCCACGGATTTCCTGGAGGCGTGGAGGGTTTTGAGCTTATCGCGAGGTTCTGCTACAATAAAGGGAAGACCAGTATCAACGCCTCCAATATCTTCCCCCTCGCCTCAGCTGCAGAGTATATGGAGATGAACAAATTAGTCGATGGAGGAGAGAATCTTTGTGAGCAGATTGAGGCGTCGTTGGAAGAGATCAAGTATTGGAGATGGTCCGAGGTTGTGATGGCGTTGAAACAGTGTGAAAACCAATGCGTTGGAGGCGTTTCCTTGGCTGTGCACGATAAGTTGTTGAGCTCTCTCGTTGGGAGGATCGTTTCATGCTCTGAGACGAGCCCCTCTCCATCAGCTTCCTCGTCGGATAGCTCGTGCGATACTAGAAGCTTAGAGAGCTCCAAGAGCAGCTCTGCTCGAGCAATGTGGTGGTTTGATGAGCTCGTAGTGTTGGACGCCCGTGTGATTGAGATGGTGGTGAAGTTGATGGTGTGCAGAAACATTGACAGTGCACTGATCAGTAGGTTTCTGTTTCACTACCAGAAATCGAGATCTGCATCAGCCTCGTGTGGTGAGAGGGTTCGACTCGTTGAAGCAGTGGTCGAGATGCTTGGGATTTTGGATGTGCGTTGTGTCTCCTGCAAGAGTTTGTTTGAGCTCCTGAGGGTTGCGGTGAAGCTGAGGGTGAGCCGGCAGAGTAGGAACAAGGTGGAGAGCGCGATTGGCTCGTTACTGGATCAAGCGATGCTCGATGATCTGCTCATTCCATCCTCACCATCAAGGTGCTACTTGTATAATGTGAATTTGGTGTTAAGTTTCTTGAAATCCTTTCTTGGAAAGGGGGCTGGTTCGGTTGAGTCAAGCCGGGTGGCACACGTTGCAAAGTTGATCGACTCGTATCTAGCTGAGATCGCGCCTGATCCGTGCTTGAAGCCGTCGAAATTCTTGGCTGTGATCAGGGGGCTTCCTGACTCAGCTAGGGACTCTTTCAATGGAGTGTATCATGCTGTAAATTTATATCTTGAG GTGCACCCGGGCTTGTCAGAGGAGGAAAGGTGGAGACTCTGCTGCAGCATCAACTACGAGAAGCTGTCGCCACCGGTGTTGAGCCATCTCACCGAGAATGCTCGTTTTCCATCGGAGCACGTGGCTCTTGCGCTCGTCTTCCAGCGAAGCAAGCACGAAGAAGTATCTAACCTTGAAGGAGGGAGAGTGAAGGGTTGTGATGAGGTGTTGGTATGCATGAAAATGCAGCCTCAAATTGTAAAGATGAGGAAATCAAGAATTTCTAGGCTTGTTTATGGTAGATCTTTGCCCTTGTTTTGTTCATAG
- the LOC125193257 gene encoding BTB/POZ domain-containing protein At3g22104-like isoform X2 → MEMNKLVDGGENLCEQIEASLEEIKYWRWSEVVMALKQCENQCVGGVSLAVHDKLLSSLVGRIVSCSETSPSPSASSSDSSCDTRSLESSKSSSARAMWWFDELVVLDARVIEMVVKLMVCRNIDSALISRFLFHYQKSRSASASCGERVRLVEAVVEMLGILDVRCVSCKSLFELLRVAVKLRVSRQSRNKVESAIGSLLDQAMLDDLLIPSSPSRCYLYNVNLVLSFLKSFLGKGAGSVESSRVAHVAKLIDSYLAEIAPDPCLKPSKFLAVIRGLPDSARDSFNGVYHAVNLYLEVHPGLSEEERWRLCCSINYEKLSPPVLSHLTENARFPSEHVALALVFQRSKHEEVSNLEGGRVKGCDEVLVCMKMQPQIVKMRKSRISRLVYGRSLPLFCS, encoded by the exons ATGGAGATGAACAAATTAGTCGATGGAGGAGAGAATCTTTGTGAGCAGATTGAGGCGTCGTTGGAAGAGATCAAGTATTGGAGATGGTCCGAGGTTGTGATGGCGTTGAAACAGTGTGAAAACCAATGCGTTGGAGGCGTTTCCTTGGCTGTGCACGATAAGTTGTTGAGCTCTCTCGTTGGGAGGATCGTTTCATGCTCTGAGACGAGCCCCTCTCCATCAGCTTCCTCGTCGGATAGCTCGTGCGATACTAGAAGCTTAGAGAGCTCCAAGAGCAGCTCTGCTCGAGCAATGTGGTGGTTTGATGAGCTCGTAGTGTTGGACGCCCGTGTGATTGAGATGGTGGTGAAGTTGATGGTGTGCAGAAACATTGACAGTGCACTGATCAGTAGGTTTCTGTTTCACTACCAGAAATCGAGATCTGCATCAGCCTCGTGTGGTGAGAGGGTTCGACTCGTTGAAGCAGTGGTCGAGATGCTTGGGATTTTGGATGTGCGTTGTGTCTCCTGCAAGAGTTTGTTTGAGCTCCTGAGGGTTGCGGTGAAGCTGAGGGTGAGCCGGCAGAGTAGGAACAAGGTGGAGAGCGCGATTGGCTCGTTACTGGATCAAGCGATGCTCGATGATCTGCTCATTCCATCCTCACCATCAAGGTGCTACTTGTATAATGTGAATTTGGTGTTAAGTTTCTTGAAATCCTTTCTTGGAAAGGGGGCTGGTTCGGTTGAGTCAAGCCGGGTGGCACACGTTGCAAAGTTGATCGACTCGTATCTAGCTGAGATCGCGCCTGATCCGTGCTTGAAGCCGTCGAAATTCTTGGCTGTGATCAGGGGGCTTCCTGACTCAGCTAGGGACTCTTTCAATGGAGTGTATCATGCTGTAAATTTATATCTTGAG GTGCACCCGGGCTTGTCAGAGGAGGAAAGGTGGAGACTCTGCTGCAGCATCAACTACGAGAAGCTGTCGCCACCGGTGTTGAGCCATCTCACCGAGAATGCTCGTTTTCCATCGGAGCACGTGGCTCTTGCGCTCGTCTTCCAGCGAAGCAAGCACGAAGAAGTATCTAACCTTGAAGGAGGGAGAGTGAAGGGTTGTGATGAGGTGTTGGTATGCATGAAAATGCAGCCTCAAATTGTAAAGATGAGGAAATCAAGAATTTCTAGGCTTGTTTATGGTAGATCTTTGCCCTTGTTTTGTTCATAG
- the LOC125191600 gene encoding protein DESIGUAL 3-like, which yields MKTKILGISACLLIVVLDIIAMVLALKAKEAQNHAKHMRMWIFECKGRSHDAYVLGIAAAVLLSAAHILVNLLGLLGVTGQHESQKPSPPSKKFSKAFLVLIWIIYGVGVTLLVIGTRSNEKKGVSCGFTYHNFLHTGGILCVVHAILSLAYYATSALYTST from the exons ATGAAGACAAAAATCTTGGGTATATCTGCATGTTTATTAATCGTGGTATTGGATATCATTGCTATGGTTCTTGCTTTGAAGGCTAAGGAAGCTCAAAAtcat GCGAAGCATATGAGGATGTGGATATTCGAGTGTAAAGGGCGAAGTCACGATGCGTATGTGCTAGGCATAGCCGCTGCAGTGCTTCTGAGCGCGGCTCATATTCTTGTGAATTTGCTAGGGTTGTTGGGTGTTACCGGGCAACATGAGTCACAGAAACCTTCACCGCCAAGCAAGAAGTTCTCCAAAGCATTCCTTGTCTTGATATG GATAATCTATGGGGTTGGCGTGACATTGTTGGTGATTGGAACAAGATCAAACGAAAAGAAAGGAGTATCATGTGGATTTACATACCACAATTTTCTACACACCGGAGGCATTCTATGCGTGGTTCATGCCATCTTATCTCTTGCATATTATGCTACTTCTGCCCTCTATACTTCCACTTAA
- the LOC125191689 gene encoding STOREKEEPER protein-like yields MAPKSSFLSQQPSKDKNESEESSSEEEDDGREESGPQSSETDSSDDETEAVSSFDKPQNRPTLENLNSPIPAPKFDPRSASDTDSDGSPSSYVMQPITKASVSSSKRSRGEIEGDSLSSFKSLRAEEKKSVSTPAGGGGVGCINRLWSNEDEIAVLNGMIEFKIAKGSGPSADMGAFYSFIKGKLKVDFSRDQLRSKITRMKKRFLNALKKGDKGSDPVFSKPHEDMAFVLSKKIWGKSVDVKKKLDEDVVVERGGDGEGGDFWSKYPNINASFDNMKASFPSLVAPVAGMSLLKERLSLIGNVKAKELDDKWKQLLVEKTELDYKILILMKEQVQMALDQ; encoded by the coding sequence ATGGCTCCCAAATCATCCTTTCTCTCTCAACAGCCCTCCAAAGATAAGAATGAGAGTGAAGAATCATCCtcagaggaagaagatgatggGAGAGAAGAATCAGGGCCCCAATCTTCCGAGACAGATTCGTCCGACGACGAAACGGAGGCCGTCTCCTCCTTCGACAAACCCCAAAATCGACCAACCCTAGAAAATCTCAATTCCCCAATCCCCGCCCCCAAATTCGATCCGAGATCGGCCTCCGACACCGATTCGGACGGCTCCCCTTCTAGTTACGTGATGCAGCCGATCACCAAGGCCTCCGTCTCCTCATCGAAGCGCAGTCGTGGCGAGATTGAGGGGGATTCGTTGAGCAGCTTTAAGAGCTTGCGAGCTGAGGAGAAGAAATCGGTTTCCACTCCGGCCGGAGGGGGTGGGGTGGGGTGTATCAACAGGCTGTGGAGTAATGAGGATGAGATCGCTGTGCTGAATGGGATGATCGAATTCAAAATTGCCAAGGGGTCCGGCCCTAGCGCCGATATGGGGGCGTTTTACAGCTTTATAAAGGGGAAATTGAAGGTGGATTTCTCGAGGGATCAGCTGAGGTCTAAGATTACAAGGATGAAAAAGAGGTTTTTGAATGCTTTGAAGAAGGGAGACAAGGGTTCTGACCCTGTCTTCTCGAAGCCTCACGAGGATATGGCGTTCGTCCTCTCAAAgaaaatttgggggaaaagTGTGGATGTGAAGAAGAAGCTGGATGAGGATGTGGTTGTGGAGCGAGGAGGGGATGGCGAAGGAGGGGATTTCTGGTCCAAGTATCCGAACATTAATGCGTCTTTTGATAATATGAAGGCGAGCTTCCCCTCCCTCGTTGCTCCGGTGGCTGGGATGAGTTTGTTGAAGGAGAGGttgagtttgattgggaatgTGAAGGCTAAGGAGTTGGATGATAAGTGGAAACAGTTGCTTGTGGAGAAGACTGAGCTGGATTACAagattttgatattgatgAAGGAACAGGTTCAAATGGCTTTGGATCAGTAA
- the LOC125193359 gene encoding formin-like protein 5, translating into MKKFIVMASQDNANDNRIYLVGAVIASSMAGIALATLVLFLCINKDTRDDEQKNVQKDDKPLLNLNSTDSPGSIDNNRPMGTRSSFNFKATSSVGNSVAASQAVSPGIDDNGEAYAKIPLPLPPGRAAAAAAAATSTTGCGDSTNWIIGAPAAGTVGVVGGATEPPTPPTPPPLAKAPPPPPPVFGGPAPPPPPRGIRPPPNAPGKPPPMGPHHRHNSTNDSIASDDSMAPKAKLKPFFWDKVMASPDHSMVWHEIKAGSFQFDEEMMEALFGYAAADQKTQKGKESTLADSSNQFIHIIDPKKAQNLAILLKALNVTSKEVCDALKEGNELPSEFIQNLLKMAPTAEEELKLRLYTGDLSLIGPAERFLKALIEIPFAFKRLESLLFVSTFQEDFTSVKQSLTTLEAACDELRNSRLFLKLLEAVLKTGNRMNDGTYRGGAQAFKLDTLLKLSDVKGTDGKTTLLHFVVHEIIRGEGVRAVRRMRESKSLSSVRTNDLNDDASQNTEDYYRSLGLQEVSGLCNGLLNVKKAAVIDRDIISEYVTKLSQSRFKTKEFLENEMSSLDEDSKFLDILTRIINQFESDAAWLAEERERVMNLVKSTGDYFHGQSGKDEEGRLFLIVRDFLAMVDKACQDVKSSIKLPKTHRKDAFTPSLSPSPSQGSPPASETTHEMQSRLFPEMRDRQIDGEFNSDDEI; encoded by the exons ATGAAAAAGTTTATAGTGATGGCTTCACAAGACAATGCTAATGATAATCGAATATATCTTGTTGGTGCTGTGATTGCAAGTTCAATGGCAGGAATTGCTCTTGCAACACTAGTTTTGTTTCTATGTATAAATAAAGATACGAGGGATGATGAGCAGAAAAATGTGCAAAAAGACGACAAGCCTCTTCTCAACCTCAACAGTACTGATTCCCCAG GTTCGATAGATAACAATCGCCCAATGGGTACACGAAGTAGTTTCAATTTCAAGGCAACTTCATCTGTTGGAAATTCAGTTGCTGCTTCTCAAGCTGTATCTCCAGGGATAGACGATAATGGGGAGGCTTACGCTAAAATCCCGTTACCACTTCCCCCAGGAAGAGCAGCGGCAGCTGCCGCTGCTGCTACATCAACAACTGGTTGTGGTGATAGTACCAATTGGATAATAGGAGCACCCGCAGCAGGAACAGTAGGGGTGGTGGGAGGAGCTACAGAACCACCTACACCACCAACACCACCTCCACTGGCAAAGgcaccaccacctcctccaCCGGTATTTGGAGGTCCAGCTCCTCCACCGCCTCCTAGAGGCATTCGTCCACCGCCTAATGCACCTGGAAAACCTCCCCCGATGGGACCCCATCATCGACATAATTCAACAAATGACTCCATAGCTTCAGACGATTCCATGGCTCCCAAAGCCAAGTTAAAGCCATTCTTCTGGGACAAAGTAATGGCAAGCCCGGATCATTCGATGGTCTGGCATGAGATCAAAGCAGGTTCTTTTCA ATTTGATGAGGAGATGATGGAAGCTTTGTTTGGATATGCAGCAGCTGATCAAAAGacacaaaaaggaaaagaatcAACGTTAGCTGACTCTTCTAATCAGTTTATTCATATTATTGATCCTAAAAAAGCACAGAACTTGGCAATTCTTTTAAAAGCATTGAATGTGACATCAAAAGAAGTTTGTGATGCACTCAAAGAAG GTAATGAGCTTCCATCAGAATTCATCCAAAATCTGTTGAAAATGGCACCAACAGCCGAGGAAGAACTCAAGCTTAGGTTATATACAGGAGATCTATCTCTAATTGGTCCGGCTGAGAGATTCCTCAAGGCCTTGATTGAAATCCCATTTGCCTTTAAACGTTTGGAATCATTGTTGTTTGTAAGCACGTTTCAGGAGGATTTCACTTCAGTCAAACAATCTTTAACAACTTTAGAg GCAGCATGTGACGAGCTCAGAAACAGCCGACTCTTCCTTAAACTCTTGGAAGCTGTTCTGAAAACTGGCAACAGAATGAATGATGGAACCTACCGCGGTGGTGCTCAGGCATTCAAGCTCGACACGCTCTTGAAATTATCTGATGTTAAAGGAACAGATGGGAAGACCACGCTACTGCATTTTGTCGTCCACGAAATAATCCGTGGAGAAGGAGTAAGAGCTGTTCGTAGAATGAGGGAGAGCAAGAGCTTGTCCAGTGTGAGGACGAATGATCTTAACGATGATGCTTCCCAAAACACAGAAGATTACTACCGAAGCCTCGGCCTTCAAGAAGTTTCTGGCCTCTGCAATGGTCTCTTGAACGTGAAAAAGGCAGCGGTGATTGATCGTGACATCATAAGTGAGTACGTGACCAAACTCAGCCAGTCCCGTTTCAAGACGAAAGAATTTCTTGAGAACGAAATGAGTAGCTTGGATGAAGATAGCAAGTTTCTTGACATTCTTACGAGAATCATTAACCAGTTTGAGAGCGACGCTGCATGGCTTGCggaggagagggagagagtgATGAACTTAGTGAAGAGCACTGGGGACTACTTCCACGGTCAGTCGGGCAAGGACGAGGAGGGGCGTCTCTTTTTGATCGTCCGGGACTTCTTAGCGATGGTGGACAAGGCATGCCAAGACGTGAAGAGCTCCATAAAATTGCCTAAGACGCACAGAAAAGATGCCTTCACACCATCATTATCGCCTTCGCCGTCTCAAGGGTCGCCCCCGGCCTCTGAGACGACGCATGAGATGCAGTCGCGTCTCTTTCCGGAAATGAGGGATCGCCAAATTGACGGTGAATTCAACTCGGACGATGAAATCTAA
- the LOC125195256 gene encoding uncharacterized protein LOC125195256, protein MEKHVQRLLNRISIAAVIVATLLLLLLSIQTPRTCFDPSDPNPKPHMRFPKSTCDFKPRAYTTVEKRNRRIWSTKAWAVAVASYASFFETLRSRNHIANHSHVLVVSAGPGHAVRALRDAGVDDVTGVELVESPPLVSRADPHNLPFFDGIFDLGFGAYLDLALFPARYVAQIERTVRRGGVCVVAVAECGAEEVAEIVKLFRKSRFIDAESVVLAGEGRTRIVMEVES, encoded by the coding sequence ATGGAGAAGCACGTTCAGAGACTCCTCAATCGAATCTCTATCGCCGCCGTAATCGTCGCCACGCTGCTGCTCCTCCTTCTTTCAATCCAAACACCGCGGACCTGCTTCGATCCGTCCGATCCGAACCCGAAGCCGCACATGCGATTCCCCAAATCGACCTGCGATTTCAAACCCCGCGCCTACACCACCGTCGAGAAGCGCAACCGCCGCATCTGGTCCACCAAGGCCTgggccgtcgccgtcgcctcCTACGCCTCCTTCTTCGAAACCCTCCGATCGCGAAACCACATCGCGAACCACTCGCATGTCCTGGTCGTCTCCGCCGGTCCGGGGCACGCGGTCCGCGCCCTCAGGGACGCCGGCGTGGATGACGTGACGGGGGTGGAGCTGGTGGAGTCGCCGCCGCTGGTGAGCCGCGCGGATCCGCACAATCTGCCGTTTTTCGATGGGATTTTCGATCTAGGGTTTGGCGCGTATCTGGATCTGGCTCTCTTCCCGGCTAGGTACGTGGCGCAGATTGAGCGGACGGTTAGGCGCGGCGGCGTCTGCGTGGTGGCCGTGGCGGAGTGCGGCGCGGAGGAGGTGGCGGAGATTGTGAAATTGTTCCGGAAATCGCGGTTCATCGATGCCGAGAGCGTGGTTTTGGCCGGGGAGGGGAGGACTAGAATCGTTATGGAAGTTGAGAGTTAG
- the LOC125196968 gene encoding cysteine-rich repeat secretory protein 38-like encodes MDSHISLSLLTLSLSLLLQTTLSLDPLFTICPTSQNYTANTPYSTNLKTTLGQLYLKTPPTGFGQAVSGLPGARVYGLALCRGDVSAKDCAACVAEAGPAAQSRCPSNKAAVVWYDNCYLKYSDSDFFGKIDDQNRFYMWNLRNVSGDEFSQKTRDLLSEVGGEASESKKMFASGEVDFDGIGNGKIYGMAQCSRDLSKADCKKCLDDAVGELPLCCEGREGGRVVGGSCNIRYEIYPFLNL; translated from the coding sequence ATGGATTCCcatatctctctctcactcctaaccctctctctctcacttttgCTCCAAACCACACTCTCCCTCGACCCCCTTTTCACCATATGCCCCACCTCCCAAAACTACACCGCAAACACCCCTTACTCCACAAACCTCAAGACCACCCTCGGCCAGCTCTACCTCAAGACTCCTCCAACGGGCTTCGGCCAGGCCGTCTCTGGCCTGCCCGGAGCCCGGGTCTACGGCCTCGCCCTCTGCCGCGGCGACGTCTCTGCCAAAGACTGCGCCGCGTGCGTGGCAGAGGCCGGGCCAGCGGCCCAGAGCCGCTGTCCCAGCAACAAGGCAGCAGTTGTTTGGTATGACAACTGCTACCTCAAGTACTCGGACAGCGACTTCTTTGGCAAAATCGACGACCAAAACAGATTCTACATGTGGAATCTGAGGAACGTGAGCGGTGATGAGTTCAGCCAGAAAACGAGGGATTTGCTGAGCGAGGTGGGGGGAGAGGCGTCGGAGTCGAAGAAGATGTTTGCGAGTGGGGAAGTGGATTTTGATGGGATTGGGAATGGGAAGATTTATGGGATGGCTCAATGTAGTAGAGATTTGTCAAAGGCTGATTGCAAGAAATGTTTGGATGATGCTGTGGGGGAGTTGCCTTTGTGTTGTGAGGGGAGGGAAGGTGGTAGGGTTGTTGGTGGGAGTTGTAACATAAGATATGAAATCTACCCTTTTCTCAATCTTTGA